The following DNA comes from Ignavibacteria bacterium.
TTTATAAAACTCAGTAGCAGGCTTGCCGGTTATTCCGAATACTTTAACCCTGTCTTTTCCTTCCTGCTCTAGATGAATTGACGTGAAATCAGCAACACAATCAGGGGTAATATAATCTGCCGGGTCGCCGATCTCATATAAAAGCTGTTCGCTTACTGTTTCTGTCGAAACTAGTCCGCCAGTGCCTTCGTGTTTTGTGATATAAAATGTACCGTCCTTATGCGCTTCTACTATTGGAAAGCCTATTCTTGCCAGATCAGGCACTGATTCCCAGTCACCAAGAAAATTTCCGCCTGAAGCCTGTCCGCCGCACTCAATAATATGACCGGCAATAGTTCCCGCTGACATCTTGTTAAAATCATTCATATCCCAGCCAAACTCATATATCATAGGTGCAAGCGTTAAGCCAGTATCAGTAACTCTGCCTGTGATAACAATATCAGCGCCCTGCTGCAAAGCCTGTACAACAGGCAATGCGCCAAAGTAAACATTAGCGCTTAATATTTTATCTTTTATTGCCGCTGCGCTTTCGCCGGTTTCCATGTTCTTTAACAAAACACCTTCACTTAGCAATGAATCTATATTATCAAGGATATTGTCGCCCATTACAATACCTATCTTGATGCCGCTTATACCTATCTTACGGGCAACTTCAAAAATAGCATCCCGGCAGGCTAATGGATTTACACCGCCGCCATTGGTTATAACTTTAAATTTCTTTTCTTTTAATAACGGGAGCAGCCTTTCCATAAGGGGGGGAATGTCACGGGCATAGCCGAATGCGGGATTCTTTAATTTTTGTTTCTGCAAAATAGACATTGTTACCTCGGCAAGGTAATCCATCATTAAATAATCAATATCGCCTTTTGATGCCTGGTGTACCGGAGCATCAATAAGATCTCCCCAAAATCCCTGCCCTGAAGCAATCTTTATAATATCTTTCATTGAACTGTTTTTAGTAAATTTATACAAATTTACCAAAAAAAGATGAGATT
Coding sequences within:
- a CDS encoding DUF1446 domain-containing protein; this encodes MKDIIKIASGQGFWGDLIDAPVHQASKGDIDYLMMDYLAEVTMSILQKQKLKNPAFGYARDIPPLMERLLPLLKEKKFKVITNGGGVNPLACRDAIFEVARKIGISGIKIGIVMGDNILDNIDSLLSEGVLLKNMETGESAAAIKDKILSANVYFGALPVVQALQQGADIVITGRVTDTGLTLAPMIYEFGWDMNDFNKMSAGTIAGHIIECGGQASGGNFLGDWESVPDLARIGFPIVEAHKDGTFYITKHEGTGGLVSTETVSEQLLYEIGDPADYITPDCVADFTSIHLEQEGKDRVKVFGITGKPATEFYKVSMSYDDGYSAFSTLTYSAPDALKKAEAADKILRTRLDDLGLKFDEIRTELLGYNSCHGPLVKRHEDLSEVVLRIGVRAKDKATIERFSKEIAPLILTGPPSVTGFAGGRPKPSDVVAYWPALIPKTKVTPQVVVEGI